From Pseudothermotoga thermarum DSM 5069, a single genomic window includes:
- the flgC gene encoding flagellar basal body rod protein FlgC, protein MYEFLTMKVSASGMTAQRLRLDIISSNIANSETTRTDRGGPYRRRVPIFSEYILKFGPAKSSGVKVVRIEEDPSPFRLVYDPSHPDADENGYVRLPNVNVLREMIDLINAQRSYEANVAAFNTTKAMINSALQIGRG, encoded by the coding sequence ATGTATGAGTTTTTAACGATGAAAGTCAGCGCGTCTGGTATGACTGCGCAACGGCTTCGGTTGGATATCATTTCAAGCAACATTGCAAATTCTGAGACAACCAGAACCGACAGAGGAGGTCCATACAGAAGAAGAGTACCAATATTTTCAGAATATATTCTCAAGTTTGGTCCAGCAAAAAGCAGTGGTGTGAAAGTGGTAAGAATAGAAGAGGATCCTTCGCCGTTTAGGCTTGTTTATGATCCAAGTCATCCAGATGCAGACGAAAATGGTTATGTGAGATTGCCAAACGTCAATGTTCTAAGAGAAATGATAGATCTGATAAACGCCCAAAGATCATATGAAGCCAATGTTGCCGCGTTCAATACGACGAAAGCGATGATAAACAGCGCTTTGCAAATAGGAAGGGGATGA
- the mtnA gene encoding S-methyl-5-thioribose-1-phosphate isomerase, with protein MTLKTLTMEWTGDCLILVDQRKLPHSKVFVHCKTFEEVAFAIKDMVVRGAPAIGVTAAFGYVLGAKQFDGKNDEFLEFMKKVRQTLASTRPTAVNLFWALDRMEKVLNESINLDRKSIIKRLEEEALKMAYEDIETNRSIGMHGQNLLKDNDTVLTHCNAGALATVDYGTAIGVIRAAVENGKKIRVFVDETRPYLQGARLTTWELVQLGIETILITDNMAGWVMKKGLVNAVIVGADRIAANGDVANKIGTYSLAVLAKKHGIPFYVAAPTSTIDLTIKDGTEIPIEERPHEEVTHVQGIRIAAEGVKVYNPAFDVTENELITAIITEKGIVKPPYSENLKKLFLR; from the coding sequence ATGACTTTGAAGACTTTGACAATGGAATGGACTGGGGATTGTCTTATCCTTGTTGATCAAAGAAAACTACCGCACAGCAAAGTTTTTGTCCACTGTAAAACCTTTGAAGAAGTTGCTTTTGCCATTAAAGATATGGTTGTCCGCGGTGCACCTGCGATAGGTGTTACCGCGGCATTTGGATATGTTTTAGGTGCAAAACAATTTGATGGAAAAAACGATGAGTTCCTTGAGTTTATGAAAAAAGTTCGACAAACGTTGGCTTCCACAAGACCAACGGCGGTTAACTTATTCTGGGCATTGGATAGGATGGAAAAAGTTTTAAATGAAAGCATTAACCTTGATCGAAAAAGTATAATCAAACGCCTGGAAGAAGAAGCATTGAAAATGGCTTACGAGGATATAGAAACCAATCGCTCTATAGGAATGCATGGGCAGAACCTTTTGAAAGACAACGATACAGTTTTGACTCACTGCAACGCCGGCGCCCTTGCGACTGTTGACTATGGAACAGCTATAGGTGTTATTAGAGCGGCAGTGGAAAATGGAAAAAAGATAAGAGTTTTCGTCGATGAGACAAGGCCATACTTGCAAGGTGCACGTTTAACAACCTGGGAATTGGTACAACTTGGAATAGAAACAATTCTCATAACAGACAACATGGCAGGATGGGTCATGAAAAAAGGATTAGTGAATGCAGTAATAGTAGGTGCCGATAGAATAGCAGCAAATGGAGATGTTGCAAACAAAATAGGAACTTACTCCTTGGCAGTTCTTGCCAAAAAACATGGCATACCATTTTACGTGGCTGCACCTACTTCAACGATAGATTTGACGATAAAAGACGGAACAGAAATTCCTATAGAGGAACGCCCACACGAAGAAGTCACTCACGTACAAGGGATCAGAATAGCCGCCGAAGGTGTTAAAGTCTACAATCCGGCTTTTGACGTAACTGAGAATGAACTTATTACAGCGATAATCACCGAAAAGGGAATCGTTAAACCTCCCTATTCTGAAAATTTGAAAAAGTTGTTCTTGAGGTAA
- a CDS encoding TIGR00153 family protein, which yields MSWILGKKEREIVDKVLNFLDVIGNTLTNLREAIKAYLDSKDEFQELAEKVRVNEHRADDLRRQIESTMYGGAFLPNFRGDLLGIIESADKVANKAEYVADMLEFERPFIPQELRMNFLRILDLSIETYEALKLSIYYLFEDLDKVGEYVLLTEQKEHEVDVEERKTIKSIFASDIPYPQKLHLKELVRNIADIADRAEDCSDRVEVVSLKRRV from the coding sequence ATGAGTTGGATTTTGGGTAAAAAAGAAAGGGAAATCGTTGACAAAGTCTTAAATTTCTTGGACGTGATAGGCAATACTCTTACAAACCTTCGAGAAGCCATCAAAGCTTACCTTGACAGCAAGGATGAATTTCAAGAGTTAGCCGAAAAGGTGAGAGTCAACGAGCATCGTGCAGATGATTTGAGAAGGCAAATTGAATCGACGATGTATGGTGGGGCTTTTCTTCCAAACTTCAGAGGAGACCTGCTTGGGATAATCGAATCGGCGGATAAAGTGGCAAATAAAGCTGAATATGTTGCAGATATGCTTGAATTCGAAAGGCCTTTCATCCCACAGGAACTTAGAATGAACTTCCTCAGAATCCTTGATCTATCCATAGAAACTTATGAAGCTCTTAAACTTTCCATATATTATCTTTTTGAAGACTTGGATAAGGTTGGTGAGTATGTACTTTTAACTGAGCAGAAGGAACACGAAGTTGATGTTGAGGAAAGAAAAACGATAAAAAGCATTTTTGCCAGCGATATACCTTATCCCCAAAAATTGCATCTCAAAGAACTTGTCAGAAACATTGCTGACATCGCAGACCGGGCGGAAGATTGTTCAGACCGTGTTGAAGTTGTTTCACTGAAAAGGAGGGTTTGA
- a CDS encoding phenylalanine--tRNA ligase subunit alpha — MFEDIVEKAMKDIEKVDKLSELDRVKALYLGKKGIITEQMKNIANLSPEERPKVGKLLNELKDKIEAMIEEKRYQLKQEEERKAIEKLWVDVTLPGAKRKVGHRHPISKTLEEIEMIFVSMGFEVVEGPEIEDVWHNFDALNTPEWHPARDEHDSFYLASNIVLRTHTSPVQIRTMLAKQPPIAIISPGKVYRRDYDATHLPMFTQVEGLYVDKNVSVAHLKYVLERFAQEMFGKDRKILLRPSFFPFTEPSFEVDVSCGVCNGKGCQACGYTGWLEILGAGMVHPNVFKNVGYDPEKWTGFAFGMGVERIAMLKYNLKDIRDFIQNDKRFLANF, encoded by the coding sequence ATGTTCGAAGACATAGTCGAAAAAGCGATGAAAGATATAGAAAAGGTTGACAAATTATCTGAACTTGACAGAGTAAAAGCTTTATACCTTGGGAAAAAAGGGATAATAACAGAGCAAATGAAAAACATTGCAAATTTGTCACCAGAAGAAAGGCCAAAGGTTGGAAAACTCTTGAACGAGCTTAAAGACAAGATAGAAGCAATGATAGAGGAAAAAAGATATCAACTGAAGCAAGAGGAAGAAAGAAAAGCCATTGAAAAGCTTTGGGTTGATGTGACTTTACCTGGAGCCAAAAGAAAGGTGGGACATCGACATCCAATATCCAAAACCTTGGAAGAAATTGAAATGATTTTTGTTTCAATGGGGTTTGAAGTTGTCGAAGGACCGGAAATCGAAGACGTCTGGCACAACTTTGATGCTTTGAACACACCTGAATGGCATCCAGCTAGGGATGAGCACGATTCGTTCTACCTTGCTTCGAACATAGTTTTACGTACACACACTTCACCTGTACAGATAAGAACGATGCTGGCAAAACAACCACCGATTGCGATAATTTCACCAGGAAAGGTTTACAGACGTGATTACGATGCCACGCATCTTCCAATGTTCACTCAAGTCGAGGGTCTTTATGTTGACAAAAACGTCAGCGTGGCTCATTTGAAATATGTGCTTGAAAGATTCGCGCAAGAAATGTTCGGAAAGGACAGAAAAATTCTTTTAAGACCAAGCTTTTTCCCGTTTACAGAACCCAGCTTTGAGGTGGATGTATCCTGTGGCGTATGCAATGGGAAAGGTTGTCAAGCATGCGGTTACACAGGCTGGCTCGAGATACTTGGAGCTGGAATGGTACATCCAAACGTTTTCAAAAATGTTGGTTATGATCCTGAGAAATGGACAGGATTTGCGTTTGGAATGGGAGTCGAACGCATCGCAATGTTGAAGTACAATTTGAAAGACATACGTGATTTCATTCAAAACGATAAAAGGTTCCTTGCAAATTTCTAA
- a CDS encoding YaaR family protein, which produces MRINPPEDWNLRNFEVKRKKISRSTQKKVESNSLKFSEVFEIVEEETLNEILEDLIKRIVDCGNKLVRSPTQENFKRYRESVKEFLKLVEKKLYKMSKDFQASTDLFVVVEEVDEKLQQIAQSLLEAEKGALNLAAKVQEIYGLLMDLYR; this is translated from the coding sequence ATGAGAATAAATCCACCGGAAGACTGGAATCTTCGTAATTTCGAGGTGAAAAGGAAAAAAATCTCCAGAAGTACCCAAAAAAAGGTTGAATCAAATTCGTTGAAATTTTCCGAAGTATTCGAAATAGTCGAAGAGGAAACATTGAATGAAATATTAGAAGACTTAATCAAAAGAATCGTTGATTGTGGCAACAAGCTTGTTAGATCTCCTACTCAGGAAAACTTCAAAAGATATAGGGAAAGCGTAAAGGAATTTTTAAAACTTGTGGAAAAGAAACTCTATAAAATGTCAAAAGATTTCCAAGCGAGCACAGATCTTTTCGTAGTTGTTGAAGAAGTAGATGAAAAACTTCAACAAATAGCTCAAAGTCTTCTTGAAGCTGAAAAAGGTGCTTTGAACTTGGCGGCCAAAGTTCAAGAAATTTATGGTTTACTGATGGACTTGTACAGGTGA
- the mazG gene encoding nucleoside triphosphate pyrophosphohydrolase — protein sequence MDKICSEFDSLISIMKTLRSEKGCPWDRAQTHESLKPYVVEEAFELVEAIDNKDTKKMKEELGDVLLQVIFHSQIASENGTFDIADVMKTLKDKLIRRHPHVFGQSPGYSYQQWEEIKSKEKGDETKSSIGKINQALPALSLARRIQENAAAVGFDWPDVSGALEKVMEEIEELKKAMERGEQKQLTEEIGDLLFAVVNVARFLNVDPELALRKATEKFVKRFNLIEEYARKNGMNLKELSLAQLDELWEKAKGGELV from the coding sequence TTGGATAAAATATGTTCAGAATTTGATAGTTTGATCTCAATAATGAAAACACTTCGTTCTGAAAAAGGCTGTCCATGGGATCGTGCTCAAACTCATGAATCTTTAAAACCATACGTCGTCGAGGAAGCATTCGAACTTGTTGAAGCAATAGACAACAAAGATACAAAAAAAATGAAAGAAGAACTGGGAGACGTGTTGCTCCAAGTTATATTTCACTCCCAAATTGCCTCCGAGAATGGGACTTTTGACATCGCAGATGTTATGAAAACTCTCAAGGATAAACTCATCAGAAGACATCCACATGTGTTTGGTCAAAGCCCTGGCTATTCTTACCAACAGTGGGAAGAGATCAAATCAAAAGAAAAAGGAGATGAAACAAAATCAAGCATTGGTAAAATCAATCAGGCTTTACCTGCGCTCAGTTTAGCCAGACGCATTCAAGAAAATGCCGCAGCCGTTGGATTTGATTGGCCAGATGTGTCTGGGGCTTTGGAGAAAGTAATGGAAGAAATTGAAGAACTTAAGAAAGCAATGGAAAGGGGGGAACAAAAACAATTAACGGAGGAAATAGGAGACTTACTTTTTGCAGTGGTAAACGTTGCTAGATTTCTCAACGTTGATCCAGAGCTTGCATTAAGGAAAGCCACGGAAAAGTTTGTCAAGCGCTTTAACCTTATCGAAGAATACGCCAGAAAAAATGGAATGAATTTGAAGGAACTCTCTTTAGCTCAACTTGATGAGCTTTGGGAAAAGGCGAAAGGAGGAGAGTTGGTATGA
- a CDS encoding transketolase, whose product MKNFDKQTISHLKQLARLCRGDILKMTYVANSGHPGGSMSSLEIFLSVYSFANIDPKNPNDPLRDRIVISHGHTSPGVYAVLGRLGFVNIDEVIAGFRHPSSIFEGHVTRGIPGIDWSTGNLGQGLSAGVGFALASKIKGLDYHVYVLMSDAEQAKGQVAEARRVARKFGLSNITVVIDYNDAQISGRARDVMPVNIRANYEADGWRVLEVDGHDFEQLFNALKEAYEDKVHPVAIIAHTVIGKGVSFMENDVSFHGKPLSREQLDKALAELGLENDIDKYIQMRKELPLAKHKQPKTDYSIKIKATPFRTYKDKIDNRTAFGKALLDIVKANLDSETPVVAIDCDLASSVKLDEVQKHAPERFFQLGVQEHNAATVAGALSCEGIVTFFADFGVFGVSETYNQHRLNAINNTNLKVVVTHCGLNVGEDGKTHHGLDYISAPANWLGYKVIVPADPNQTDRVIRYIAGVYGNFLVAMGRAKMSPITREDGSLFFDENYVFEYGKIDVIRDGDTVTIITCGSVVENAIKAADQFKGKVAVLNVSCPFDLDKETLKKYCSGRKVLVVEDHAAPLGLAAIVSKFLLTNGIIPTQFEQIAVEEHAVSGPYEALYELYNLSSNKIAERLEMMLK is encoded by the coding sequence ATGAAAAATTTTGATAAGCAAACAATTTCCCACCTCAAGCAACTTGCAAGATTGTGCCGCGGAGATATCCTCAAAATGACCTATGTGGCCAATTCTGGACATCCCGGTGGATCTATGTCTTCACTGGAAATATTCTTGTCTGTTTATTCCTTTGCAAACATTGATCCAAAAAATCCCAACGATCCTTTGCGAGATCGAATAGTCATCAGCCATGGTCACACTTCTCCTGGCGTTTATGCTGTCTTGGGTAGACTTGGGTTTGTAAACATAGATGAAGTCATAGCTGGTTTTAGACATCCATCGAGTATTTTTGAAGGTCACGTCACCCGAGGAATTCCAGGTATTGATTGGTCGACCGGGAACCTTGGTCAAGGGTTGTCAGCTGGTGTAGGTTTTGCACTTGCCAGTAAGATAAAGGGGCTGGATTACCATGTTTATGTTTTAATGAGCGATGCAGAACAAGCCAAAGGGCAAGTTGCAGAAGCTCGCAGGGTGGCAAGAAAATTTGGTTTGAGTAATATAACTGTGGTTATAGATTACAACGATGCTCAAATTTCAGGTAGAGCACGTGATGTGATGCCTGTCAACATACGCGCAAACTACGAAGCAGATGGGTGGCGAGTTCTCGAGGTGGATGGACACGATTTTGAGCAGCTGTTCAACGCTTTAAAGGAGGCTTACGAAGATAAGGTTCATCCAGTTGCAATAATAGCCCACACAGTTATTGGTAAAGGCGTTTCGTTCATGGAGAACGATGTGTCTTTCCACGGTAAGCCCTTGAGCAGGGAGCAACTGGATAAAGCTCTTGCAGAACTTGGACTTGAAAACGATATTGATAAATACATTCAGATGAGAAAAGAATTGCCACTTGCAAAACACAAGCAACCGAAAACAGATTACTCGATTAAGATAAAAGCCACTCCTTTCAGAACGTACAAAGATAAGATTGATAACAGAACCGCTTTTGGAAAGGCACTGTTAGATATAGTTAAGGCTAATCTTGATTCAGAAACGCCTGTTGTGGCAATAGATTGTGACCTTGCATCTTCGGTGAAACTCGACGAGGTACAAAAGCACGCACCAGAAAGATTTTTCCAACTCGGTGTTCAAGAGCACAATGCCGCAACAGTTGCTGGAGCTTTGTCTTGTGAGGGAATAGTCACATTCTTCGCGGACTTTGGAGTATTTGGGGTCAGTGAAACATACAACCAACACCGGTTGAACGCCATAAACAACACCAACTTGAAAGTCGTTGTAACGCATTGCGGATTGAACGTTGGCGAGGATGGAAAAACGCACCATGGATTAGATTACATTTCCGCACCGGCAAATTGGCTTGGCTACAAAGTGATAGTTCCAGCCGATCCAAACCAAACCGACAGAGTTATTCGCTACATTGCAGGGGTATACGGGAACTTCCTGGTTGCAATGGGTAGGGCAAAGATGTCCCCAATAACACGCGAAGATGGTTCTCTTTTCTTCGATGAGAATTACGTATTTGAATATGGAAAGATCGATGTTATTCGCGATGGCGATACTGTAACGATTATTACGTGTGGCTCTGTGGTGGAAAATGCGATCAAAGCCGCAGATCAATTCAAAGGAAAAGTTGCTGTTTTAAATGTCTCATGTCCGTTTGATTTGGACAAGGAAACACTTAAAAAATATTGTTCAGGTAGAAAGGTGCTTGTAGTCGAAGATCACGCAGCTCCTCTTGGGTTGGCTGCCATCGTCAGCAAATTCTTGCTGACAAATGGTATAATTCCAACTCAATTTGAACAAATAGCTGTTGAGGAACATGCCGTATCAGGTCCATACGAAGCCCTTTATGAACTGTACAACCTCAGCTCAAACAAGATTGCCGAAAGGTTGGAGATGATGCTTAAGTGA
- a CDS encoding DUF2905 domain-containing protein, with the protein MPQVGKVLILIGILLVLAGAFIYLWGKILPFGRLPGDIIIKKDKFVFYFPLMTCLIISALLSVVLMIISRLSK; encoded by the coding sequence ATGCCCCAAGTGGGTAAGGTTTTGATCCTGATCGGAATACTGCTGGTTTTAGCAGGCGCATTCATTTACCTTTGGGGAAAGATTTTACCCTTCGGAAGATTGCCTGGGGATATAATTATCAAAAAAGACAAGTTTGTTTTCTACTTTCCGCTGATGACTTGTTTGATTATCAGCGCTTTACTGAGTGTTGTGCTGATGATAATATCAAGGTTAAGCAAATGA
- a CDS encoding peptidyl-prolyl cis-trans isomerase has product MKKILLILTVVALSFGLLLAQTANPDDTVVAEVNGTIITMQQLNEEANVERLLFEIRSIDERFYQVLVNTSEGMNVLLRYKREVLNNLIDQVLIVQMAEKMGVAPKKEEIENLVNEELNRTLSTYGITESDLDWYLRISGLGTLETFKNRLRRIFTVQKSVEAIQNAVTSVEISKSEVEDYYNKNKEEFALQEAVKALRIIVGSKAEADNVLARLRAGEDFQKIAAEVSIDPLSKDRAGDLGWVERNSYFINKEIEEKLFASPVNAILGPFETAGGWEIYRVMDKRSKTYLPLEEVYQDIVDMLKEAKAQELWLKWISEDFKAFKESSDIKIYLLVEEGQKNQ; this is encoded by the coding sequence ATGAAAAAAATTCTTTTGATTTTAACGGTGGTTGCATTAAGCTTTGGCTTGCTGTTGGCTCAAACTGCTAATCCAGATGACACTGTGGTAGCAGAAGTAAATGGAACAATCATAACCATGCAACAACTCAACGAAGAAGCAAATGTTGAAAGATTACTTTTCGAAATTCGATCGATTGATGAGAGATTCTACCAAGTTCTTGTTAACACTTCTGAAGGCATGAATGTTCTACTTCGATACAAAAGAGAGGTTTTGAACAATTTGATAGACCAAGTTCTGATCGTTCAAATGGCTGAGAAAATGGGTGTAGCGCCAAAGAAAGAGGAGATAGAAAACTTGGTCAACGAAGAACTCAACAGAACGCTTTCAACTTATGGAATCACAGAATCGGATCTCGATTGGTACTTGAGAATATCTGGACTTGGAACCTTGGAAACATTCAAAAACAGGCTAAGGAGAATTTTCACTGTGCAAAAATCTGTCGAAGCTATACAAAATGCAGTAACATCTGTCGAAATAAGCAAATCGGAAGTTGAAGATTATTACAACAAAAACAAAGAAGAATTCGCTTTGCAAGAAGCTGTAAAAGCTTTGAGGATAATAGTTGGCTCAAAAGCAGAAGCCGACAATGTACTGGCTAGGCTAAGGGCTGGAGAAGACTTTCAGAAAATTGCGGCTGAGGTTTCCATAGATCCTTTATCGAAAGACAGAGCAGGTGACCTTGGATGGGTTGAAAGAAACAGCTATTTCATCAACAAGGAGATAGAAGAAAAACTTTTTGCAAGCCCAGTTAACGCAATCTTAGGACCATTTGAAACAGCTGGTGGTTGGGAAATTTACCGAGTCATGGATAAAAGAAGCAAAACTTATCTTCCACTTGAAGAAGTTTATCAGGATATAGTTGATATGTTGAAGGAAGCAAAAGCACAAGAACTTTGGTTAAAATGGATAAGCGAAGATTTCAAAGCTTTCAAAGAATCCAGCGACATAAAGATTTACCTTCTAGTGGAGGAGGGACAAAAAAATCAATGA
- the rnc gene encoding ribonuclease III, with protein sequence MIEEELQRIINFMEKIEYWFLEPRLLFIALCHSSYVHEQKQKGRNDVISNERLEFLGDSVIEMLLSDYLYKNFEEFSEGNMAKIKAAVASEEALARVARDINLGEFLFLGRGEEITGGRDRDSILADALEAVIGALYLDGGFEVVKRVMLPHFESYIKQVAEGKIILDHKTALQELTQAKYKALPRYVLVKEEGPSHMRKFTVEVRLKRKVLAVGEGTSIKEAEKVAAKLALEKLKKEENT encoded by the coding sequence GTGATCGAAGAAGAATTACAAAGGATTATAAACTTTATGGAAAAAATAGAATACTGGTTTCTTGAACCAAGGCTGTTATTCATTGCCCTTTGCCATTCTTCGTACGTGCATGAACAAAAACAAAAGGGTAGAAACGATGTGATTTCCAACGAAAGATTGGAATTTCTTGGCGATTCCGTGATAGAAATGCTGCTGTCTGATTATTTGTACAAAAACTTTGAGGAATTTTCGGAAGGAAACATGGCAAAGATAAAAGCAGCTGTGGCTAGCGAAGAAGCTCTTGCCCGGGTGGCAAGGGATATAAACCTAGGAGAATTTTTGTTCCTTGGAAGAGGTGAGGAAATAACGGGAGGACGTGACAGAGATTCGATATTAGCCGATGCACTTGAAGCTGTGATCGGTGCTTTGTACCTCGATGGAGGGTTCGAGGTAGTTAAAAGAGTAATGTTACCGCACTTTGAATCTTACATAAAACAAGTTGCGGAAGGTAAAATCATCCTTGATCATAAAACTGCTCTGCAAGAATTAACTCAAGCAAAGTACAAAGCGCTACCAAGGTACGTTTTGGTTAAAGAAGAAGGTCCTTCCCATATGAGAAAATTTACCGTAGAGGTTCGCCTTAAAAGAAAAGTTCTTGCCGTAGGAGAAGGTACCTCCATAAAAGAAGCAGAAAAAGTCGCGGCAAAACTTGCCCTTGAAAAGTTAAAAAAGGAGGAAAATACTTGA
- a CDS encoding elongator complex protein 3, producing MRIFPVFIPQGGCKNKCIFCNQQGITGVSNPISFQELDWMISSFLQVSKEKFEIAFYGGTFTGLPESDQLLYLKWANKYIQKGLCEGIRISTRPDEIDEEKITMLKEHGVKFVEIGVQSFDDDVLQATKRGYTAKEVEQACLTLKKHSVDFGVHLMVGLPESDYWKEIKNAEKTAEIGAKTCRIHPTLVLKNTKLENWYKDKIYKLLSIEEALDVCSDMLAILIAENVKVIRIGLFVPKDQEETIVAGPYHPRFGELTRIKLLKKLAQFLNCNTIVTDSGTMNIHKIESVAFFNKDFKFVTGDGMVSLLEAVKAYVGGVLTCSKT from the coding sequence TTGAGGATCTTTCCTGTGTTCATACCTCAAGGTGGATGTAAAAACAAATGTATTTTCTGCAACCAACAGGGTATTACTGGAGTATCCAATCCCATTTCATTCCAAGAATTGGATTGGATGATTTCTTCCTTTCTTCAAGTTTCTAAAGAAAAATTTGAGATAGCCTTTTACGGCGGAACTTTCACTGGTTTACCCGAATCTGATCAACTTCTATACCTAAAATGGGCAAACAAATACATTCAAAAGGGACTTTGCGAGGGAATTAGAATTTCCACCAGACCTGATGAAATAGACGAAGAAAAAATCACAATGTTAAAAGAACATGGAGTGAAGTTCGTTGAAATAGGCGTCCAATCGTTCGATGACGACGTCTTACAAGCGACAAAAAGAGGATACACGGCAAAGGAGGTTGAACAAGCTTGCTTAACGTTGAAAAAACACAGTGTGGATTTTGGCGTTCATTTGATGGTGGGATTACCCGAGAGCGATTATTGGAAGGAAATAAAAAACGCTGAGAAAACCGCTGAAATTGGTGCAAAAACTTGTAGAATTCATCCAACTCTTGTTCTCAAGAATACAAAGCTAGAAAATTGGTACAAGGACAAAATCTATAAACTACTGAGCATTGAGGAAGCTTTAGATGTTTGCAGTGATATGCTTGCAATATTAATTGCTGAAAATGTAAAGGTAATTCGAATAGGTTTGTTTGTTCCCAAAGACCAAGAAGAGACAATAGTTGCAGGACCATATCATCCAAGGTTTGGTGAGTTAACACGAATAAAACTTTTGAAAAAATTGGCTCAATTTTTGAATTGCAACACCATAGTCACAGATTCCGGGACAATGAATATCCACAAAATTGAAAGTGTGGCGTTTTTCAACAAAGATTTTAAATTTGTCACAGGTGATGGAATGGTATCTTTACTGGAGGCCGTCAAGGCATATGTCGGGGGTGTTTTGACATGTTCGAAGACATAG
- a CDS encoding PSP1 domain-containing protein, producing the protein MQLMATVYGVEILPKGKIHYFAENGEDIKPNDLVLVMTEFGMDVGKVLFGPREMSIEQVGSELKPIIRKLTQEDLAVHEQNLKDAQEALKICKEKVKEHQLPMKLLHARYMFDRSRLVFFFSSETRVDFRELVKDLARIFKTRIELRQVGVRDEMRFFGGLGLCGLPTCCSTFLREFDSITLKHAKCQQLMINTAKISGACRRLLCCLLYEYDFYAKELEGIPSEGETVVYEDKKYKVQTVDVFRQRLSLVSEDGQMIYVPFSYFRGEKNAPSG; encoded by the coding sequence ATGCAACTTATGGCAACCGTTTATGGGGTGGAGATACTTCCAAAGGGAAAAATACACTATTTTGCAGAAAACGGGGAAGATATAAAACCAAACGATCTGGTCCTCGTTATGACGGAATTTGGTATGGACGTTGGAAAAGTTCTCTTTGGCCCGCGCGAGATGAGCATTGAGCAAGTAGGATCAGAGCTAAAGCCAATAATTCGAAAGTTGACACAAGAAGATTTGGCAGTTCATGAGCAAAATCTCAAAGATGCACAGGAAGCTTTGAAAATATGCAAAGAGAAAGTCAAAGAACACCAGCTTCCAATGAAGCTTCTTCATGCTAGATACATGTTTGACAGATCAAGGTTAGTTTTCTTCTTCAGTTCCGAAACTAGGGTGGATTTTAGAGAACTCGTCAAAGATCTAGCAAGAATTTTCAAAACCAGGATAGAACTTCGACAAGTTGGTGTTAGAGATGAAATGAGGTTTTTTGGAGGACTAGGCTTGTGTGGTTTACCAACATGTTGCAGCACTTTTCTTAGAGAATTTGACAGCATAACTTTAAAACATGCAAAATGTCAACAATTGATGATAAACACCGCAAAGATATCTGGTGCATGTAGAAGGCTTTTGTGCTGTCTACTTTACGAATACGACTTTTATGCCAAGGAACTTGAAGGCATACCGAGCGAAGGTGAAACAGTTGTTTATGAGGACAAGAAATATAAGGTTCAAACCGTCGATGTCTTTAGACAAAGACTCTCTCTGGTTTCCGAAGATGGGCAGATGATATACGTACCTTTCTCGTATTTTAGGGGTGAGAAGAATGCCCCAAGTGGGTAA
- the flgB gene encoding flagellar basal body rod protein FlgB — MFSNTIDVLKSTMDVCVLRQNVHAQNIANAETPGYKRKYVAFEELLKSEMRLSLVRTHEKHMSSSQRSFGPKIFTEKDVYYRNDETGVDIDFEIAQMTMNGLKYEILSRLVSKNFEYYNIVLRGV; from the coding sequence TTGTTCTCAAATACAATTGATGTTCTCAAATCAACCATGGATGTTTGCGTCTTAAGGCAAAATGTTCACGCGCAAAATATAGCAAACGCTGAAACGCCTGGATATAAGAGAAAATACGTTGCTTTTGAGGAGCTGCTTAAGTCAGAGATGAGGCTTTCATTAGTAAGAACACACGAAAAGCATATGTCCTCATCGCAAAGGTCATTTGGTCCGAAGATCTTCACTGAAAAGGATGTTTATTATCGAAACGATGAAACAGGGGTTGACATCGATTTTGAAATAGCTCAAATGACAATGAACGGTTTGAAATACGAGATTCTTTCAAGATTGGTGAGCAAAAACTTTGAATATTACAACATAGTCTTACGAGGTGTATAA